A stretch of the Sulfolobus acidocaldarius SUSAZ genome encodes the following:
- a CDS encoding HerA recombination helicase like protein, with product MTIGYIIGSATINEATAILEQKIRAGYYVILEYDGEKILGLITNVYTGSPLLDDNLNDVKFVQRIKQLEANKIPFFIKARIKLLCKLDGKFTQPDLPPVAGTPVRLASDEELSTVFSAGDVRVGKLIGSNVEVKIRLNPLSRHLAILAATGSGKSNTVAILSQRLVEIGGSILIFDYHGEYYDSTLPNLNIIEPKLNPLYLSVNEFATLLEIRENANIQYRIIRRTFNQLKEEINNEIKEGKTSLAELNSNFFERLKVKIEEEGRNEKRKESKDEVLNKVEDFAERYSDIIDITFGDVINKIKLGKINVVNLSSLDEDAIDAIVAHYLRRILTSRKENKIKKDSGLRFPILTVVEEAHVLLSKDTNTLTKKWAGRIAREGRKFGVGLIIVSQRPKGLDENILSQMTNKIILKIVEPSDKKYVLETSDNLSEDLADGLSSLDTGEAIIIGNVVKLPTIIKIDKFEGKLSGSDPNLTEEWKRAKEEEIVHSDVSDWG from the coding sequence ATGACCATAGGATACATTATAGGATCAGCGACTATAAATGAAGCCACTGCTATACTAGAACAAAAAATTAGAGCTGGTTATTACGTGATTCTTGAATATGATGGAGAAAAAATTTTAGGATTAATAACTAATGTCTATACAGGTAGTCCCTTATTAGATGACAATTTGAATGATGTGAAATTTGTACAAAGAATAAAACAACTGGAGGCAAACAAGATCCCGTTTTTCATTAAAGCAAGAATCAAACTACTTTGTAAGTTAGACGGAAAATTCACACAACCAGATTTACCTCCTGTAGCTGGAACACCTGTTAGACTGGCCTCTGATGAAGAGCTTTCAACCGTTTTCTCCGCAGGGGATGTTAGAGTAGGAAAATTAATAGGGAGTAATGTGGAGGTGAAAATTAGACTAAATCCCCTATCTAGACACCTTGCTATTTTGGCAGCAACAGGTTCAGGTAAATCAAATACAGTCGCCATACTATCCCAGAGGCTAGTGGAAATAGGAGGTTCTATCCTAATATTTGACTATCACGGAGAATATTACGATAGTACACTACCCAATTTGAACATCATAGAGCCAAAATTAAATCCCTTATACTTGTCTGTGAATGAATTCGCTACTCTCCTTGAAATTAGGGAAAACGCAAATATTCAGTACAGAATAATAAGAAGGACTTTCAATCAATTGAAAGAAGAAATAAACAATGAAATAAAGGAAGGAAAAACCTCCTTAGCAGAATTAAATAGTAATTTCTTCGAGAGACTAAAAGTGAAAATAGAGGAAGAAGGTAGAAATGAAAAAAGAAAAGAGAGTAAGGATGAGGTTTTGAATAAGGTTGAAGACTTTGCGGAGAGGTACTCAGATATTATTGACATAACATTTGGTGACGTTATAAACAAAATAAAACTAGGCAAGATAAACGTTGTAAATCTTAGCTCCTTGGACGAGGACGCAATAGACGCCATAGTAGCCCATTATTTAAGAAGAATACTAACTTCAAGGAAAGAAAATAAGATAAAGAAAGATTCTGGTTTAAGATTCCCAATACTAACTGTGGTAGAGGAGGCTCACGTCCTATTGTCTAAGGATACAAATACATTAACAAAGAAATGGGCTGGCAGAATAGCGAGAGAAGGAAGGAAGTTTGGTGTAGGACTAATAATTGTTAGTCAGAGACCTAAGGGTCTTGACGAGAACATACTTAGCCAAATGACAAATAAGATAATACTTAAGATAGTTGAGCCAAGTGATAAAAAATATGTGCTAGAAACTAGTGATAACTTGAGTGAGGATTTAGCTGATGGATTGTCCTCTCTGGACACAGGTGAAGCGATAATCATAGGTAATGTGGTTAAACTGCCAACAATAATCAAAATAGACAAGTTCGAAGGTAAATTATCAGGAAGTGATCCAAATCTAACAGAAGAATGGAAGAGAGCTAAGGAAGAAGAAATTGTTCACTCGGATGTTTCTGATTGGGGTTAG
- a CDS encoding rubrerythrin: MISSKVEKILEEFSMKEGEEHISTYNKIAMTAKAEGYADIEAMLCAFAEEEAKIAETVGKVATELKVKKLLSDFATKEGEEHISTYNKIAMTAKAEGYADIEAMLCAFAEEEAKIAETVGKVAA, from the coding sequence ATGATATCCAGTAAAGTAGAAAAAATATTAGAAGAATTCTCGATGAAAGAGGGAGAGGAGCACATATCCACATACAACAAGATAGCAATGACAGCAAAAGCAGAAGGATATGCTGACATAGAAGCAATGCTATGCGCATTTGCTGAAGAAGAAGCAAAAATTGCAGAAACTGTAGGAAAAGTAGCCACTGAATTAAAGGTAAAGAAGCTATTGTCTGATTTTGCTACTAAAGAGGGAGAGGAGCACATATCCACATACAACAAGATAGCAATGACAGCAAAAGCAGAAGGATATGCTGACATAGAAGCAATGCTATGCGCATTTGCTGAAGAAGAAGCAAAAATTGCAGAAACTGTAGGAAAAGTAGCTGCATAA
- a CDS encoding carbohydrate kinase, with product MITSKRMKALEINSEALGVPTLLLMENAGRSVKDEIMKRLNLDYSKKVVVFAGTGGKGGDGLVVARHLASEGSEIHILLLGENKHPDAIINLNAIYEMDYSIREVKLIKDTDELQPVKADVLIDAMLGTGFSGKVREPFRTAIRVFNQSSGFKVSIDVPSGINADDEEQQGEYVIPDLIVTFHDLKPGLKKFESKVVIKKIGIPKEAEIYVGPGDVIVNVKKREYNTKKGDNGRVLIIGGNFTFSGAPTLSALGALRTGADLVYVASPEETAKVISSFSPDLISIKLKGRNISTDNLDELKPWIDKADVVVVGPGMGQERETIDASIEIVRYLKVKNKPSVIDADALKAVAGMELFSNAVITPHAGEFKIYSGVQPNSNTRKRIEQVKECSLKCNCVVLLKGYVDIIAEKEEFRLNKTGNPGMAVGGTGDTLTGIIASFMAQKLSPFTSAYLGAFVNGLAGSIAYEKLGAHLVATDIIENIPKVINEPLEVFKKKVYKRILDT from the coding sequence ATGATAACCTCAAAAAGAATGAAAGCCCTTGAAATTAATAGCGAAGCATTAGGTGTGCCAACATTACTCTTGATGGAAAACGCAGGGAGGAGTGTGAAAGATGAAATAATGAAGAGATTGAATTTGGACTATTCTAAAAAAGTTGTAGTATTTGCAGGAACCGGTGGAAAAGGAGGAGACGGATTAGTAGTAGCAAGGCACCTTGCCTCGGAAGGGTCAGAGATTCATATTTTACTTTTAGGGGAGAACAAACATCCGGACGCAATCATTAACTTGAATGCAATATACGAAATGGATTACTCAATCAGAGAAGTTAAACTGATTAAAGATACTGACGAATTGCAACCAGTTAAAGCTGACGTGCTTATAGATGCTATGTTAGGCACGGGATTTTCCGGCAAGGTTAGAGAACCATTTAGAACGGCTATTAGAGTATTTAATCAGAGCTCTGGCTTTAAGGTTTCTATAGATGTACCCTCTGGGATAAATGCAGACGATGAAGAACAGCAAGGAGAATATGTTATTCCCGACCTAATAGTTACCTTTCACGATCTTAAACCAGGCTTAAAAAAATTTGAGAGTAAAGTGGTCATTAAGAAAATAGGTATTCCTAAAGAGGCTGAAATATATGTTGGTCCTGGTGATGTCATTGTTAATGTAAAGAAAAGAGAATATAATACAAAGAAAGGAGATAATGGAAGAGTTTTGATTATCGGAGGGAATTTTACATTTAGCGGTGCTCCAACTCTATCTGCTTTGGGAGCCTTAAGGACGGGAGCAGATCTAGTATATGTGGCATCTCCGGAGGAGACAGCTAAGGTCATCTCTAGCTTTTCCCCTGACCTTATATCTATCAAGCTTAAGGGAAGGAATATATCTACAGACAATTTAGATGAGCTAAAACCGTGGATTGATAAAGCTGACGTTGTCGTCGTAGGACCTGGTATGGGACAAGAAAGAGAAACCATAGATGCTTCCATAGAGATAGTTAGATATCTGAAAGTGAAGAATAAACCTTCAGTCATAGATGCTGATGCGTTAAAAGCAGTGGCAGGTATGGAATTGTTCTCGAATGCAGTAATTACTCCTCACGCTGGAGAATTTAAGATCTATTCAGGGGTTCAGCCTAATTCGAATACGAGAAAAAGAATTGAACAAGTAAAGGAGTGTTCGCTGAAATGTAATTGTGTAGTACTCCTTAAGGGTTATGTCGATATTATAGCAGAAAAGGAAGAATTTAGACTTAATAAGACAGGAAATCCTGGAATGGCAGTGGGCGGTACTGGGGATACATTGACAGGAATAATTGCCTCATTTATGGCTCAAAAGCTATCTCCATTCACTTCTGCTTACTTGGGGGCATTCGTTAATGGTTTAGCAGGATCCATAGCATATGAAAAACTCGGCGCACATCTAGTTGCAACAGATATAATAGAAAACATTCCTAAGGTAATTAATGAACCTCTGGAAGTGTTCAAGAAAAAAGTGTATAAAAGGATTTTAGATACTTAG
- a CDS encoding alkyl hydroperoxide reductase, with protein sequence MALEKGNEAPDFEGDSTIGKLKLSSYRGKSVVVLYFYPKAFTPGCTRETIKFGQLYDQFKQLNAEVIGVSVDTVSTQKSFADKCGAKFPIVSDSNKQIAKLYGVLNEKGSSAQRVTFIIDENGKIIDVLSGLGNAEEHANKSLEIIKRIRGKV encoded by the coding sequence ATGGCTTTAGAAAAAGGAAATGAAGCTCCTGATTTTGAAGGAGATTCGACTATAGGAAAATTGAAACTATCTTCATATAGAGGCAAATCTGTAGTTGTACTATATTTCTATCCTAAGGCATTTACACCTGGTTGTACCAGAGAGACCATAAAATTTGGACAACTTTATGATCAATTTAAACAATTAAATGCGGAAGTTATAGGTGTTAGTGTTGATACAGTTTCAACTCAAAAGAGTTTTGCAGACAAATGCGGTGCCAAATTTCCTATAGTTTCTGATTCAAACAAACAAATAGCTAAATTATACGGTGTTCTAAACGAGAAGGGCTCCAGTGCTCAGAGAGTAACCTTTATCATAGACGAAAACGGAAAAATCATAGACGTATTGAGCGGTCTAGGAAATGCAGAAGAACATGCAAACAAATCACTTGAAATCATTAAAAGAATTAGAGGTAAAGTCTAA
- a CDS encoding phosphoenolpyruvate carboxylase, producing MRKIPRTMSTQHPDNAKVPEWNQGEAISGENEIIEAYLAFSRYGVEEVMWDAEGKDVDTHVVRKLLSQYPEFFRHRILGKDIFLTYRVPNPKIEGAERKVFAETLNTIPITYDLAEKFYGENPNPPVFEVILPFTTSYEELIAVIKFYEKVIVNSDNTKLVDDTYVKDIIGETNPKKIEVIPLIEDRDSMLRIDTIVGKYIEIERPPYLRVFLARSDPAMNYGLLSAVLSVKYALSRLSKMEKIYGVKIFPLLGVGSLPFRGHFSPYNVENTLNEYRGIYTFTVQSAFKYDYEDDLVISAIKKVNGTNVTEKIELSEEDEEIISNVTRKYTQGYQNKIEALADVINKVALLLPRRRARKLHIGLFGYSRSTGKVTLPRAISFVGSLYTIGIPPEIIGLSSLSKMTNQELHAIFSNYKYLKNDLQFAARFVNLEGLQLLKDIWSVDAEVVKAIKEDIDYAENNLGIRIGESDYMSKKHVLLSTLALLSIKEGKLDEAKTYIKEMAIVRRAIG from the coding sequence ATGAGAAAAATACCTAGGACTATGTCAACACAGCACCCTGATAACGCAAAAGTTCCTGAATGGAACCAAGGAGAAGCAATCAGCGGTGAAAACGAGATTATTGAGGCATATTTGGCTTTTTCCAGATATGGCGTGGAAGAGGTGATGTGGGATGCCGAAGGTAAGGACGTGGACACTCATGTAGTGAGAAAATTACTAAGTCAATACCCAGAATTTTTCAGACACAGGATATTAGGCAAGGATATTTTCTTGACGTATAGGGTTCCAAATCCAAAAATAGAGGGTGCTGAGAGAAAAGTCTTTGCTGAAACGCTAAATACTATACCAATAACATATGACTTAGCTGAGAAGTTTTATGGCGAAAATCCTAATCCACCAGTCTTTGAAGTTATCTTACCTTTTACAACTAGTTATGAAGAGTTAATTGCAGTCATCAAGTTTTATGAGAAAGTAATAGTTAACAGTGACAATACGAAGCTAGTTGATGATACATATGTGAAGGATATTATAGGTGAGACAAATCCTAAGAAGATCGAAGTAATTCCTCTAATAGAAGATAGAGATTCAATGTTAAGAATAGATACAATAGTTGGGAAATACATAGAAATAGAGAGACCACCTTATCTGAGAGTGTTCTTAGCAAGATCTGATCCAGCTATGAATTATGGTTTGTTGTCAGCTGTTCTATCAGTGAAATACGCATTAAGCAGACTTTCGAAAATGGAAAAGATTTATGGAGTGAAGATATTTCCTTTACTCGGAGTCGGTTCTTTACCCTTCAGAGGTCATTTTAGTCCATATAATGTTGAAAATACTTTGAATGAATACAGAGGCATATATACCTTTACTGTTCAATCAGCTTTCAAATATGACTATGAAGATGACCTTGTGATCAGTGCAATAAAGAAAGTAAATGGGACTAACGTAACCGAAAAAATTGAATTAAGTGAGGAAGATGAGGAGATCATTTCTAACGTAACAAGAAAATACACACAAGGTTATCAGAATAAGATAGAGGCATTAGCCGATGTTATAAACAAAGTGGCATTACTACTTCCTAGAAGAAGAGCCAGAAAATTGCACATAGGTTTATTTGGATATTCAAGAAGTACAGGTAAGGTAACACTACCTAGAGCTATTTCCTTTGTTGGCTCTCTATATACTATAGGTATTCCACCTGAGATTATAGGGCTTTCCTCTCTATCAAAAATGACTAATCAAGAGCTTCATGCCATATTCAGTAATTACAAATATTTGAAGAATGATCTGCAGTTCGCAGCCCGTTTTGTTAACTTAGAAGGTCTCCAGTTACTCAAAGATATATGGAGTGTTGATGCAGAGGTTGTCAAAGCTATAAAGGAAGATATAGACTATGCAGAAAATAATCTGGGAATTAGAATAGGCGAAAGTGATTATATGAGCAAAAAACACGTTCTACTCTCTACCCTGGCACTATTGTCCATAAAAGAGGGTAAATTGGACGAGGCTAAAACGTATATAAAAGAAATGGCTATAGTAAGAAGAGCAATAGGATGA
- a CDS encoding LAO/AO transporter ATPase, translating into MLDEALKGNQLAIGRLLTKIEYLTPEGLDALEQLMKNSGRAHVIGITGSPGSGKSTLISKLVSEYLNRGHRVGVILIDPSSPFSLGSFMGNRIRLSEDEFGEKVFIRSIGSRGYLGGISSEALMLVEALDGLGFDRILVETVGAGQTDTEVIDTVHTISVLTTPGTGDDIQALKAGIMEIGDIYVINKSDKPETELAYNTIRFAIETAEGEYKDGWKPRIVKTIAIKGVGISELVDTFDEHLRFLIGNRKFESKVKNRRIKILELLLKRSVNSIIESLITKNKNEIDIELNKNHRIRLLIEKYAKIIGNILENK; encoded by the coding sequence CTGTTAGATGAAGCACTCAAGGGGAACCAGTTAGCAATCGGAAGACTGTTAACTAAGATAGAATACCTGACCCCAGAAGGTCTCGATGCCTTAGAGCAATTAATGAAAAATTCTGGAAGAGCCCATGTAATAGGAATAACTGGTTCTCCCGGCTCAGGGAAAAGTACACTAATTTCTAAGCTTGTTAGTGAATATTTAAATAGAGGACATAGGGTAGGTGTGATACTAATAGATCCATCAAGTCCATTTAGTTTAGGCTCCTTTATGGGTAATAGGATAAGGCTATCCGAAGATGAGTTTGGAGAAAAAGTTTTCATTAGAAGTATAGGATCCAGAGGATATTTAGGTGGCATATCTTCAGAAGCATTAATGTTAGTAGAAGCTCTAGATGGGTTAGGATTTGATAGAATATTGGTTGAAACAGTTGGTGCAGGTCAAACGGATACAGAAGTCATAGATACTGTTCACACCATAAGTGTATTAACGACTCCGGGAACTGGAGATGACATACAAGCCCTAAAAGCAGGAATAATGGAAATTGGAGATATCTATGTTATAAACAAATCCGATAAGCCTGAAACTGAATTAGCCTATAATACTATAAGGTTTGCAATTGAAACCGCTGAAGGTGAGTATAAGGATGGATGGAAACCGAGGATAGTGAAAACAATAGCAATTAAGGGAGTTGGTATAAGTGAACTCGTTGACACCTTTGATGAACATCTGAGGTTCTTGATAGGTAATAGAAAGTTTGAATCTAAAGTAAAAAATAGAAGAATTAAGATATTAGAATTACTACTGAAAAGATCAGTAAATAGTATAATAGAAAGTTTGATTACAAAGAATAAAAATGAGATAGACATAGAGTTAAATAAAAATCACAGAATTAGGCTTCTTATTGAGAAATATGCAAAAATCATTGGTAATATATTAGAAAATAAATAG
- a CDS encoding methylmalonyl-CoA mutase codes for MKRIKVLVAKLGLDGHDRGAKVVARALKDAGMEVVYTGLRQTPEQIVKAAIQEDVDVIGISILSGAHIELISMLVKEMKDKKLNDVGLVVGGVIPPQDIPALKQMGVDEVFLPGSSLKEITEKIIKVASDKRGLSFEPVR; via the coding sequence ATGAAGCGTATCAAAGTTCTAGTAGCTAAATTGGGATTAGATGGCCATGATAGGGGTGCTAAAGTAGTAGCCAGAGCATTGAAAGATGCTGGCATGGAAGTTGTTTATACTGGTTTAAGACAAACACCTGAGCAAATAGTAAAAGCTGCAATACAGGAAGACGTAGATGTTATAGGAATAAGTATACTGAGTGGAGCTCACATTGAGTTAATATCAATGTTAGTGAAAGAGATGAAAGACAAAAAACTAAATGACGTAGGTCTCGTAGTTGGAGGAGTTATCCCACCTCAAGATATTCCTGCCCTAAAGCAAATGGGTGTAGATGAGGTATTTTTGCCAGGTTCAAGTCTTAAAGAAATAACTGAAAAGATAATAAAAGTAGCCTCAGATAAGAGAGGTTTAAGTTTTGAGCCTGTTAGATGA
- a CDS encoding DNA-binding protein has translation MVKVKFKYKGEEKEVDTSKIKKVWRVGKMVSFTYDDNGKTGRGAVSEKDAPKELLDMLARAEREKK, from the coding sequence ATGGTGAAGGTAAAGTTCAAGTATAAGGGTGAAGAGAAAGAAGTAGACACTTCAAAGATAAAGAAGGTCTGGAGAGTCGGCAAAATGGTGTCCTTTACCTATGACGACAATGGTAAGACAGGTAGAGGAGCTGTCAGCGAGAAAGACGCTCCAAAAGAATTATTAGACATGTTAGCAAGAGCGGAAAGAGAGAAAAAATAA
- a CDS encoding lysyl-tRNA synthetase yields MKWDERRVKIVDELKSKGINPYPHKYNITYTIIDIKKMERSDKPTDAFAFDISTAGRVANIRRHGKISFVDIFDEGERLQLQLRVNELGDRYDKFFEIVDRGDILGVKGDLLYTIKGELTLRIKDYELLSKSLIEPPDWSKLSPEFRYAHRYVDFLYNDLARRNMEIRYSTIKRIREFLYSKGFMEVETPILQPVYGGALAKPFMSHVNYLNENWYLRISLELYLKRYIVGGFNKVFEIGKVFRNEDIDVTHNPEFTLLELYWAYADYNDIMRLTEEMLQDVVKNINNDSKIKYNIGGKEYTIEFSRFRKITMIDSLTEVLGKDVDKMSDEELKSLMDKNGLKPRGNMYIRGLMIEKLFDKLVTPTLIQPTFVLDYPVETTPLCKPHRSKQGLVERFELYVAGMELANAYTELNDPIIQDMLFKQEQEMFKRGDEEAHPYDVDFVRALSYGMPPTGGLGIGIDRLIMLLTNNMSIKEIIPYPMLSAKVIQED; encoded by the coding sequence TTGAAATGGGATGAACGACGAGTAAAAATAGTTGATGAGTTAAAGTCAAAGGGAATCAATCCATATCCTCATAAATACAATATAACTTACACTATTATAGACATAAAGAAGATGGAGAGGAGTGACAAACCCACAGATGCATTTGCTTTTGATATATCTACTGCTGGTAGGGTTGCTAATATTAGGAGACATGGTAAAATCTCCTTCGTAGATATATTTGATGAGGGCGAAAGACTTCAATTACAATTAAGAGTTAATGAATTAGGCGATAGGTATGATAAATTCTTCGAGATAGTAGACAGAGGAGACATATTAGGTGTTAAAGGTGACTTGCTCTATACTATAAAAGGCGAATTAACACTTAGAATCAAGGACTATGAGCTCTTGTCAAAGTCCCTAATAGAACCTCCGGATTGGTCCAAACTTTCACCCGAGTTTAGATATGCTCACAGGTACGTAGATTTTCTGTATAATGATTTGGCTAGGAGAAATATGGAAATTAGATATTCCACGATAAAGAGAATAAGGGAATTCCTTTATTCGAAAGGTTTTATGGAAGTGGAAACACCCATATTACAACCTGTTTACGGAGGGGCGCTAGCTAAACCATTTATGAGCCATGTAAACTACCTGAATGAAAACTGGTATCTGAGAATATCTTTAGAATTATATCTCAAAAGATACATTGTTGGTGGATTTAATAAAGTATTTGAAATAGGTAAAGTGTTTCGAAATGAAGACATAGATGTTACACATAATCCAGAATTTACTCTATTGGAGTTATATTGGGCTTATGCAGATTACAACGATATTATGAGACTTACTGAAGAAATGCTCCAAGATGTAGTTAAAAATATCAATAATGACTCTAAAATAAAATACAATATTGGAGGAAAAGAGTACACGATAGAGTTTTCACGATTTAGAAAAATTACCATGATTGATTCCTTAACTGAAGTCTTAGGCAAAGATGTTGATAAAATGAGTGACGAAGAGCTAAAGTCTCTTATGGATAAGAATGGACTTAAGCCAAGAGGAAATATGTATATTAGAGGTTTAATGATAGAGAAATTATTTGATAAATTGGTTACTCCGACACTAATACAACCGACCTTCGTTTTGGATTATCCTGTGGAAACAACTCCCCTTTGCAAGCCTCATAGAAGCAAGCAAGGATTAGTGGAAAGGTTCGAATTGTATGTGGCTGGAATGGAACTTGCAAATGCTTATACTGAACTGAACGATCCTATAATACAAGACATGCTATTCAAACAAGAGCAAGAAATGTTTAAGAGAGGAGATGAAGAGGCTCACCCATATGATGTTGACTTCGTTAGAGCTCTTAGCTACGGTATGCCCCCTACAGGAGGATTAGGAATAGGTATAGACAGGTTGATAATGCTGTTGACAAATAACATGAGTATAAAAGAAATAATACCATATCCTATGCTTAGTGCCAAGGTCATCCAAGAGGATTAA
- a CDS encoding peptidase M50 has protein sequence MNNIVYFALGILLFWLIMYSFRRRLEKKGFVVYPFMLLWKKQTRSEWFPNFARKRAYKIFDKIAVVLGVISLVLGLTLILYVFLNSVFPSSSGSTVSLQPIIPGITVGLDQLPYILLAIGISVTLHELAHAVSATSNGIKVRSGGLLLLIFFPGAFVEPDEEEFKSASSISRLKIISAGIAVNLILAAIFFPLANFLPANLSQGLLIVGEKQYFPAYNTSIPVNSIILKVDGNVVKVPQQLSYYLDQGRTHILTLLYPNGSINSITINTTETHQIGVYITYYFPQGLLGLLQFITWMFTVNFSLALLNGAPLIITDGGKVFTEITRKLGLGDRESYLIQSIFTVILIGAILFSFNPLG, from the coding sequence ATGAATAACATAGTATACTTTGCCTTAGGTATATTACTTTTCTGGCTTATAATGTACTCGTTTAGAAGACGACTGGAGAAAAAGGGATTCGTGGTTTACCCTTTCATGTTACTGTGGAAAAAACAGACAAGAAGTGAGTGGTTCCCAAATTTCGCTAGGAAACGAGCCTATAAGATATTCGATAAAATTGCAGTTGTACTGGGAGTAATTTCATTAGTGTTAGGGTTAACTCTAATACTATATGTTTTCCTGAACTCTGTATTCCCGTCTAGTTCAGGGTCTACAGTTTCGTTACAGCCCATAATCCCGGGTATAACAGTTGGTTTAGACCAATTACCCTATATCCTCCTTGCAATTGGAATCTCTGTTACACTACACGAATTAGCTCATGCAGTATCAGCTACCTCTAACGGCATTAAGGTAAGGAGTGGCGGTCTTTTACTTCTCATTTTCTTTCCGGGAGCATTTGTGGAGCCTGATGAGGAGGAGTTCAAATCTGCCAGCTCCATATCTAGACTTAAAATAATATCCGCTGGAATAGCTGTAAACCTGATCTTAGCAGCCATATTCTTTCCCTTAGCCAACTTTCTACCTGCAAATCTTTCGCAAGGTTTACTTATAGTAGGTGAAAAGCAATATTTTCCAGCTTATAATACTTCAATACCCGTAAACAGTATAATATTAAAAGTAGATGGAAATGTGGTAAAAGTACCTCAACAGTTATCTTATTATCTAGATCAAGGAAGGACTCATATACTTACCTTATTATATCCCAATGGTTCAATAAACTCAATTACGATTAACACAACTGAAACACATCAGATAGGTGTTTACATTACTTATTATTTTCCTCAGGGACTACTTGGATTGCTTCAATTCATAACATGGATGTTCACTGTTAATTTCAGCCTGGCACTACTGAACGGTGCTCCACTAATTATCACAGATGGAGGAAAAGTTTTCACAGAAATAACAAGAAAATTAGGATTGGGAGATAGGGAATCTTATCTTATACAATCAATATTTACTGTGATCCTCATTGGAGCAATATTGTTCTCCTTTAATCCTCTTGGATGA
- a CDS encoding DNA polymerase subunit beta, translated as MEVAYTNEHWKVLIEKRKIAMEILNYLTKLGMEGFVYGSVARGDVNKESDIDIVIFNPNILGLDLIACDHKFIVQATPFSTPKAYISLDHEEKKVISFPLSKLTKKETEFYYFGGLLSRDEIRKDIRAPGVNKKLSIIIPTKEGHMELPLKGNEDYAVKMIKNVSKYTIMERERLLTKREEKGHTGIFIKYELTREESLQEAFRDLYKSNKYFRRVIDAKR; from the coding sequence ATGGAGGTAGCTTATACTAATGAGCACTGGAAAGTACTCATAGAGAAGAGAAAAATTGCTATGGAGATTTTGAATTATTTAACCAAACTGGGAATGGAGGGTTTTGTTTACGGTTCTGTTGCAAGAGGTGACGTAAATAAGGAAAGTGATATAGATATTGTGATATTTAATCCTAATATTCTGGGTTTGGATTTGATAGCTTGTGATCATAAATTTATAGTGCAGGCGACACCTTTTTCCACTCCTAAGGCATATATTTCATTGGATCATGAGGAGAAGAAAGTCATTTCATTTCCCTTATCCAAATTGACAAAGAAGGAGACTGAATTCTACTACTTTGGTGGGTTATTGAGCAGAGATGAGATAAGAAAGGACATTCGAGCTCCTGGTGTTAATAAAAAGCTATCAATTATAATTCCCACTAAGGAGGGACACATGGAGCTTCCATTGAAAGGTAATGAAGATTATGCTGTAAAAATGATTAAGAATGTTTCAAAGTATACAATAATGGAAAGGGAAAGATTATTGACTAAAAGAGAGGAGAAGGGTCATACCGGAATCTTTATTAAATATGAGCTTACCAGGGAGGAAAGTTTACAAGAGGCTTTTAGAGATTTATATAAGTCAAATAAGTATTTTAGAAGAGTGATAGATGCTAAGCGGTAG